One stretch of Segatella copri DNA includes these proteins:
- a CDS encoding smalltalk protein, whose amino-acid sequence MKKVNWKTIINFLITVLTAVASSFCVQNC is encoded by the coding sequence ATGAAAAAAGTAAATTGGAAAACCATCATCAACTTCCTCATCACGGTATTAACAGCTGTAGCCAGCTCATTCTGTGTACAGAACTGCTAA
- a CDS encoding DUF4248 domain-containing protein produces the protein MIEDRSYGKAELAMLYFPTATPRVALNRLVRWINRCPELKQSLCSGYAGKFSHFYTRQQVAKIIEFLDEP, from the coding sequence ATGATAGAAGACAGAAGTTACGGGAAGGCGGAGCTCGCCATGCTCTACTTTCCCACCGCTACCCCCAGGGTAGCGCTCAACCGGCTGGTGAGATGGATCAACCGGTGCCCCGAGCTCAAGCAGAGCCTCTGTTCGGGCTACGCCGGCAAGTTTTCCCACTTCTACACCAGGCAACAAGTGGCAAAAATCATCGAATTTCTGGATGAACCATAA
- a CDS encoding helix-turn-helix transcriptional regulator, which translates to METRNNINPRPFQPVSPGCILKEELEARSLPISDFAHKIGLEEFELDKLLNGTLCLSPEIASSLERFLGIPASFWLSLQSAYEEDLDKSDNKGMVRTFLDKFTRNRVAL; encoded by the coding sequence ATGGAAACAAGAAATAATATTAATCCGCGTCCTTTTCAGCCGGTTAGTCCTGGTTGTATTTTGAAGGAGGAATTGGAAGCTCGCAGTCTTCCAATTTCTGACTTTGCTCATAAAATAGGGCTTGAAGAGTTTGAATTAGATAAACTTTTGAATGGAACGTTATGTTTAAGTCCTGAGATAGCTTCTTCTTTAGAACGTTTTTTGGGCATTCCTGCTTCTTTTTGGCTTTCTTTGCAATCTGCTTATGAAGAAGATTTAGATAAGAGCGATAATAAAGGCATGGTTCGAACTTTTCTTGATAAGTTTACAAGAAATCGTGTTGCACTTTAA
- a CDS encoding fimbrillin family protein: MKRTTIHIFAALALLLGLAACTQDEAGLLSEGAEGTSIVFTATGLNPAATATAGTRAPADGNWEGVQSVAVLMDGTVKTYNVTPSTADPTSATLTSTDPYYWTNHNNITVTAWWPYTAGETTPPAVKVKANQSAQKDFEGSDLIVADGQTVTYGSPTLRFTHRTARVTIVLTDYTEGLASVQLTGLSTKGDNPDIIVPYDKGSNTYTALVAPQSVAAGTAFITCTFTNGKTFVYKMKNAADWQAGGEYTYTVSLAAEKGYIIEDDGSYTVTSADGLMNIAKLVNGGKTDINITLDTDIDLTGKDWTPIGTSYSNSYTGTFDGGGHTITGLTVTTNDEGVGLFGWLNRAGSVKNVVMEGVQITSNQIYGGSIGGVVGSSYGTIENCSVSGSISGTVYVGGVVGVQIGGSITGCSSSATVKGTVDVGGVTGQTNSSATLTACYATGNVTIEINPAKNIAGGSLVGMNAGSSLLACYATGNVTSTGSSTGQVHIGGFLGNNYAPVMTACYWKNNHEQGIGYNRESTGATEVNGSIVTWQKAVDAMNTALQNAGSKWRYELKGALPTLKKQ, from the coding sequence ATGAAACGAACAACCATTCATATATTCGCAGCCCTCGCCCTGCTGCTCGGCCTTGCCGCCTGCACGCAGGATGAAGCGGGCTTGCTGTCGGAAGGGGCGGAAGGCACATCCATCGTCTTCACCGCCACGGGGCTGAACCCCGCCGCGACAGCCACCGCCGGCACCCGTGCCCCAGCGGACGGCAATTGGGAGGGTGTGCAGAGCGTGGCAGTTCTGATGGACGGCACGGTGAAGACGTACAACGTGACGCCCTCCACCGCCGACCCCACCAGCGCCACGCTGACCTCCACCGACCCGTACTACTGGACCAACCACAACAACATCACCGTCACGGCGTGGTGGCCCTACACCGCTGGCGAGACAACCCCACCTGCGGTAAAGGTAAAAGCCAACCAAAGTGCCCAAAAAGACTTTGAGGGCAGCGACCTCATCGTAGCCGACGGACAGACGGTGACTTACGGTAGCCCCACGCTCCGCTTCACCCACCGCACGGCGCGGGTGACCATCGTTCTGACGGACTACACCGAGGGGCTGGCATCCGTGCAGCTGACGGGTCTCTCTACCAAAGGCGACAACCCGGATATAATCGTCCCGTATGACAAGGGTAGCAACACCTACACCGCTCTTGTAGCCCCGCAAAGTGTGGCAGCTGGCACGGCATTCATTACCTGCACCTTCACTAACGGCAAGACCTTCGTTTATAAGATGAAGAATGCTGCCGACTGGCAGGCTGGCGGTGAATATACCTACACCGTGTCCCTCGCTGCGGAAAAAGGCTATATCATAGAGGACGACGGCAGCTACACCGTGACCTCCGCCGATGGTCTGATGAATATAGCCAAATTAGTGAACGGAGGTAAGACCGACATTAACATTACCCTCGACACAGACATTGACCTCACAGGCAAAGACTGGACGCCGATAGGCACAAGCTACAGCAACTCATACACCGGCACCTTCGACGGTGGCGGCCATACCATCACGGGGCTGACCGTTACGACAAATGACGAAGGTGTGGGTCTGTTCGGCTGGCTCAATAGAGCTGGTTCGGTGAAGAACGTGGTGATGGAGGGCGTACAGATAACAAGCAATCAAATATATGGCGGCAGTATTGGCGGCGTGGTAGGATCTAGCTATGGCACCATTGAAAACTGCTCGGTGTCGGGCAGCATCAGCGGCACGGTGTATGTCGGCGGTGTGGTGGGTGTTCAAATAGGCGGTTCCATCACCGGATGCAGCTCCTCTGCCACAGTGAAGGGAACGGTCGATGTCGGCGGCGTGACAGGTCAGACGAATTCGAGTGCCACCCTGACCGCTTGCTATGCCACGGGCAACGTGACCATAGAAATAAACCCCGCAAAGAATATCGCTGGCGGCAGTCTGGTGGGAATGAACGCAGGAAGCAGCCTCCTTGCCTGCTATGCCACGGGCAACGTAACCAGTACGGGTAGTAGCACTGGCCAAGTACATATCGGCGGCTTTTTGGGAAATAACTACGCCCCCGTGATGACCGCCTGCTATTGGAAGAACAATCATGAACAAGGCATCGGCTACAATAGGGAAAGCACCGGAGCCACGGAGGTGAACGGCTCTATCGTTACCTGGCAGAAAGCCGTCGATGCCATGAACACCGCCTTGCAGAACGCAGGTTCAAAGTGGCGTTACGAACTTAAAGGAGCATTGCCTACCTTGAAGAAGCAGTAA
- a CDS encoding BT4734/BF3469 family protein, producing the protein MKENKTTNETGKNPETEQEKEVLPSFFQTLKTSTSKPLPNREVLEYNIMHSAPVKTNTEGYRSMTKVDKRTAEDIKHRLPCITPSVQLKGSSKKLTDFRKETYWLMLDYDDVPPKNIAALRQKARKIPFTMVFYITVSGKGFRILLRYMRPEGCNLTATELHLLAIRKAMSMYDKLLGISSDKQCQDMVRSCGLAYDPEAYFNWNAEVLPISREEVENFEKATKQQEEQNRKRQTETEKTRKKSPRKQEDEAPPKTLTTEEILQYVDKLAESWEERFEEHHHNSYVVRYATFCLCFGAEKEEAVKHMADKFGGEYADTERVAREIYKHTERMGTWKIRQQGDEEQKRYTSMRALLGWLGARYEMHHNTLSNQYEVRAINTGEKLYLDWTEVDTRVSNSLFVKMELENICTTQKKLDTVIRSNFSPEFNPMEEYLKSLPKWDRKTDHIAELAHRVTVMQTGGYRHTEEDFAYAFRKWLVNMVVCWVRPDVTNQSIMVFVGKGGIFKTTFFDHLLPPHLRKYFANDSTGDYKNKDFLQMCASKAIVCLDEFSCLRGKNLDSFKSNITKRNISMRIPYAEWDCILQNNAGFCATSNEVHIIDDDENRRFLIWRIEKIKSPIDFPFNYEGIYSQAVALAQEVIEKRRRGEPCDWVYWFTKEENEEIQRHNLYFRVNNYIAERINKFYRVPDADTPPEFCKFVTASDVMERICTNPAFRQSMSNKDISMFMEALGFKKIHRKTGNGWKVIEMRPDEIENNQKMDGSENIPPGDLPF; encoded by the coding sequence ATGAAAGAAAACAAAACCACAAACGAGACCGGAAAGAACCCGGAAACAGAACAGGAGAAAGAGGTCTTGCCCTCTTTTTTCCAGACTCTGAAGACCTCTACCAGCAAGCCTCTCCCCAACAGAGAGGTGCTGGAGTACAACATCATGCATTCGGCACCGGTGAAAACCAATACCGAAGGCTACAGGTCGATGACGAAGGTGGACAAGAGAACGGCAGAGGACATCAAGCACAGGCTGCCCTGCATCACTCCCAGCGTGCAGCTCAAGGGAAGCTCCAAGAAGCTGACTGACTTCAGGAAGGAAACCTATTGGCTGATGCTCGATTATGACGACGTGCCCCCCAAAAACATCGCGGCACTCAGGCAGAAAGCCCGGAAAATCCCCTTCACCATGGTCTTCTACATCACCGTCTCGGGCAAGGGATTCCGCATCCTGCTCAGATATATGCGGCCTGAAGGATGCAATCTCACTGCCACCGAACTCCACCTGCTCGCCATCAGGAAAGCCATGAGCATGTACGACAAACTGCTGGGTATCAGCAGCGACAAGCAATGCCAGGACATGGTGAGGAGTTGCGGACTGGCTTACGACCCCGAGGCTTACTTCAACTGGAATGCCGAAGTTCTCCCCATCAGCCGGGAGGAGGTTGAGAACTTCGAAAAAGCTACAAAGCAACAGGAGGAACAGAACAGGAAAAGACAGACGGAGACTGAAAAAACCAGAAAGAAAAGCCCTCGAAAACAGGAAGACGAGGCGCCACCCAAGACGCTCACCACCGAAGAGATTCTGCAGTATGTAGACAAACTGGCTGAGAGCTGGGAAGAGCGGTTTGAGGAGCATCATCACAACAGCTACGTAGTGAGATACGCCACATTCTGCCTCTGTTTCGGAGCCGAAAAGGAGGAGGCTGTGAAACACATGGCAGATAAGTTTGGCGGCGAATATGCCGATACCGAGCGGGTGGCAAGAGAGATTTACAAGCATACCGAGCGGATGGGAACCTGGAAGATAAGACAGCAGGGAGATGAGGAGCAGAAACGCTATACCAGCATGAGAGCACTGCTGGGATGGCTGGGAGCCCGATATGAAATGCACCACAACACGCTGAGCAACCAGTATGAAGTGCGCGCCATCAACACCGGAGAGAAACTCTATCTCGACTGGACCGAAGTGGATACCCGGGTGAGCAATTCCCTGTTCGTGAAGATGGAACTGGAGAACATCTGCACCACCCAGAAAAAGCTGGATACGGTAATCAGAAGTAACTTCAGCCCCGAATTCAACCCCATGGAGGAATATCTGAAGAGTCTGCCGAAATGGGACCGAAAGACTGACCATATCGCAGAATTAGCCCATCGGGTAACCGTGATGCAGACAGGCGGTTACCGCCATACGGAGGAGGATTTTGCCTATGCCTTCAGGAAATGGCTGGTCAACATGGTGGTTTGCTGGGTGCGGCCCGATGTCACCAACCAGTCTATCATGGTTTTCGTAGGCAAGGGCGGCATCTTCAAGACCACGTTTTTCGACCATCTCCTGCCGCCCCATCTGCGCAAGTATTTCGCCAACGATTCTACGGGCGACTACAAGAACAAGGATTTCCTGCAGATGTGTGCCAGCAAGGCGATAGTGTGTCTGGATGAGTTCAGCTGTCTGCGCGGCAAGAACCTGGATTCCTTCAAGAGCAACATCACGAAGCGCAACATCAGCATGCGAATCCCTTATGCCGAGTGGGACTGCATCTTGCAGAACAATGCGGGGTTCTGTGCCACGAGCAATGAGGTTCATATCATCGATGATGACGAGAACCGCCGTTTCCTCATCTGGCGCATCGAGAAGATCAAGAGTCCCATCGACTTCCCCTTCAATTACGAGGGCATCTACTCCCAGGCTGTGGCACTGGCTCAGGAGGTGATAGAGAAGCGCCGGAGGGGTGAGCCCTGCGACTGGGTTTACTGGTTTACGAAGGAGGAGAACGAGGAGATTCAGCGCCACAATCTTTATTTCCGTGTGAACAACTACATAGCCGAGCGCATCAACAAGTTCTACCGTGTTCCTGATGCCGATACGCCGCCCGAGTTCTGCAAGTTTGTTACGGCGAGTGATGTGATGGAGCGCATCTGCACGAACCCCGCCTTCCGCCAGTCGATGTCGAACAAGGATATTTCGATGTTCATGGAGGCGCTGGGATTCAAGAAGATTCACCGCAAGACGGGCAACGGCTGGAAGGTGATAGAAATGCGTCCTGACGAGATAGAGAACAACCAGAAGATGGATGGCAGCGAGAATATTCCGCCCGGGGATCTCCCATTTTAG
- a CDS encoding ATP-binding protein produces MVEINDRKLPVGIQSFEKIRKDGYLYVDKTDIIWQLANRNKTYNYLSRPRRFGKSVLVDTLEAYFLGKKELFEGLKIMQMETEWVKRPVIRLDMSRAGAEPETLRSYLNNIFRQYEGEYSLVPDPTDSLADRFNAIIVGAYEQTGQQVAILIDEYDSPLQHSWKTPHHEACTAIYREVFAILKADDKYEKFVFITGITKFTQISLFSVLNNLSNISFDSEYAALCGITKEEVLRDFKPEINKLAASKGWTFDEAVVQLTAYYDGYHFSHENMVDVFNPFSLINALADSKLRNYWASSGATSLLPKFVDDMEIRLKDFDHSALLGTIIETSDVTGGGAELFLYQSGYLTIKGYINGTYLLGIPNFEVRQALNEIVLPTLAMRKNNDLQSTQAFLNVHLSLGNLPEAMKCLKALIADVPYSNKKLASMDMEERYRLIMSTIFNAIGCRVEVEKMIATGRIDMVVETTNFIYVLELKLSNNGGVDAATEQMKAKQYAEPFKADKRKVIALAIELDDMGKGLVDWKEV; encoded by the coding sequence ATGGTAGAGATAAATGATAGAAAATTACCTGTAGGCATCCAGTCTTTTGAGAAAATCAGAAAGGATGGATACCTTTATGTTGACAAGACAGATATCATCTGGCAACTTGCCAACAGAAATAAAACGTACAACTACCTGAGCCGCCCACGCCGCTTTGGTAAATCTGTGCTGGTAGATACGCTCGAAGCCTACTTTCTGGGTAAGAAGGAACTCTTTGAGGGCTTGAAGATCATGCAGATGGAGACGGAATGGGTGAAGCGTCCTGTCATCAGACTGGATATGAGTCGTGCAGGCGCAGAACCGGAAACATTGCGCTCTTATCTCAATAATATTTTCAGACAATACGAAGGAGAATATTCATTGGTTCCTGACCCTACAGATAGTCTTGCCGACCGCTTCAATGCAATAATCGTGGGGGCGTATGAGCAAACTGGACAGCAGGTTGCCATCCTCATCGATGAATACGATTCTCCATTGCAGCATTCTTGGAAAACTCCTCACCACGAAGCATGTACCGCTATCTATAGAGAGGTTTTTGCCATTCTCAAGGCAGATGATAAATACGAAAAGTTTGTTTTTATCACCGGCATCACCAAGTTTACGCAAATCTCCCTCTTCTCTGTGCTCAACAATCTGAGCAACATCAGCTTTGATTCTGAGTATGCGGCTCTCTGCGGTATCACGAAGGAAGAAGTCTTACGTGATTTCAAACCGGAAATCAACAAGTTGGCAGCAAGTAAGGGATGGACTTTCGATGAAGCCGTAGTGCAATTGACAGCTTATTATGATGGCTATCATTTCAGCCATGAAAATATGGTTGATGTCTTCAATCCATTCAGTCTTATCAATGCACTCGCTGATTCTAAACTGAGGAACTACTGGGCTTCTTCGGGTGCAACCTCGCTGCTTCCAAAGTTTGTGGATGACATGGAGATTCGTTTGAAGGATTTCGATCATAGTGCCCTCTTGGGCACTATCATAGAAACTTCTGACGTAACAGGCGGTGGAGCAGAGCTGTTTCTCTATCAGTCGGGCTATCTCACGATTAAGGGTTACATAAACGGAACTTATCTTCTTGGCATTCCTAACTTCGAGGTTCGGCAAGCCTTGAATGAAATCGTGTTGCCAACGCTTGCCATGCGCAAGAATAATGACCTTCAATCTACCCAGGCATTTCTGAATGTTCACCTCAGCCTTGGCAATCTTCCCGAAGCCATGAAATGCCTGAAGGCTCTCATAGCTGACGTGCCCTACAGCAACAAGAAGCTTGCCAGCATGGATATGGAGGAGCGCTACCGACTGATTATGAGCACCATATTCAATGCCATCGGCTGCCGGGTAGAAGTAGAAAAGATGATTGCTACGGGCAGAATAGATATGGTGGTAGAAACCACCAACTTCATCTATGTGCTGGAGTTGAAACTGAGCAACAACGGTGGCGTGGATGCTGCCACGGAGCAGATGAAAGCCAAGCAGTATGCCGAACCTTTCAAGGCTGATAAGCGCAAGGTAATTGCTCTTGCCATAGAACTGGATGATATGGGAAAGGGACTGGTTGATTGGAAGGAAGTATAA
- a CDS encoding DNA-binding protein: MILIKLAKNKNKTIKEAYGKYYARPVVTETIGIDELAEHMASHNTPFSKGAIKGLLTDMVSCVKELVLQNKAVKIDNLAIFSIGIINKMGAASIKEWSLAKFVEGYRLRARATGKLSNTQLSLDANAKNAMDLLNSSESAAGDTTTGDTTQGGGTTGGGGTSQGGGTSQGGSTDGTGDSGDGLE; the protein is encoded by the coding sequence ATGATTCTCATCAAGTTAGCGAAGAACAAGAACAAGACAATCAAGGAAGCGTATGGCAAGTATTATGCGCGACCAGTAGTAACAGAAACCATCGGTATCGATGAACTCGCCGAACACATGGCGAGCCACAACACCCCGTTCTCGAAGGGTGCCATCAAGGGCCTTCTCACCGATATGGTGAGCTGCGTGAAGGAGCTCGTGCTCCAGAACAAGGCAGTGAAGATAGACAACCTCGCCATCTTCTCCATCGGCATCATCAACAAGATGGGAGCCGCCAGCATCAAGGAGTGGAGCCTCGCCAAGTTTGTAGAAGGCTACCGCCTCAGAGCCCGTGCTACCGGCAAGCTCAGCAACACCCAGCTCTCTCTCGATGCCAACGCCAAGAACGCCATGGATCTCCTCAACTCTAGCGAGAGCGCTGCAGGCGATACCACCACTGGCGATACCACACAGGGCGGCGGAACCACTGGGGGCGGCGGAACATCACAAGGCGGCGGTACATCACAAGGCGGCAGCACCGACGGAACAGGCGACAGCGGAGACGGTCTGGAGTAG
- a CDS encoding N-acetylmuramoyl-L-alanine amidase: MTQKHRSISLIVIHCSATRVTQDFTFEQLEACHLARGFRSIGYHYYITKDGVVYPGRPESEVGAHARHYNAHSIGICYEGGLDKNGKPADTRTPAQNQALYSLLESLCLSYPDAEILGHRDLPNVHKDCPSFDVKRWLKLVDFHI; this comes from the coding sequence ATGACACAGAAACATCGTAGCATTTCACTCATCGTGATCCACTGTTCAGCCACGAGAGTGACTCAGGATTTCACATTCGAGCAGTTGGAGGCCTGCCATCTTGCCCGCGGTTTCCGGAGTATCGGCTATCATTATTACATCACGAAGGATGGTGTGGTATATCCGGGTCGTCCGGAGTCGGAAGTCGGAGCCCATGCCCGTCATTACAATGCCCACAGCATCGGCATCTGTTATGAGGGAGGTCTCGACAAGAACGGCAAGCCTGCCGATACGCGTACTCCAGCCCAGAATCAGGCTCTGTATTCGCTTCTGGAGAGCCTCTGCCTCTCCTATCCTGATGCAGAGATACTGGGCCACCGCGATTTGCCAAACGTTCACAAAGACTGTCCGTCGTTTGATGTCAAGCGATGGCTGAAGTTGGTAGATTTCCACATCTAG
- a CDS encoding fimbrillin family protein — protein MRHRLLIPAATALLFALAACTQDELADDSRLSKEEYPIVIHATGLSVEATPSTRTTVDGDWQGVTSVALKIGDAVKEYTVTATDADGYKSAMLSRENDPYYWTSRNPITVSAWWPLDNTDITQMPVVKVAEDQSILADFQKSDFISAENQTVKFDDPTLGFTHRTARVAIELKPGTGFTSVAGATVSLVSLSADNGNPTAIKTYNASGNTYEALTAPQTVAAGKSFVKVELGGGTFYFRPQNNVVLEAGNRYSYTVKVNATDLTLEGCTIGSWADGGGESGTAEDLGYIYDSNTKTYTVYNADGLLAWNEASQKDESINCTLTADIDMTGKEWTRSDIFTFYSGVFNGQGHRITGFNSSAMNNTGFLGSLLSERGVIKNLQLIDVNLYGSSGNTAGIVGRNHGQIIACSVTGKISASYGGTCGIAESNYGDIIACWFDGTLKESNNGAIVRYNYADITSCYWGGNAGQGVFRIEGGTVDATKVDGATVKWQTAVDGMNTALTAGDYQWALGTNGLPVLQKKQ, from the coding sequence ATGAGACATAGATTATTAATCCCCGCAGCCACCGCACTGCTGTTCGCCCTCGCCGCCTGCACACAGGACGAACTGGCTGACGATAGCCGTCTGTCCAAAGAGGAATACCCAATAGTCATCCATGCCACCGGACTGTCCGTGGAGGCAACGCCATCAACCCGTACCACCGTGGACGGCGACTGGCAGGGCGTCACTTCCGTGGCACTCAAGATTGGCGATGCGGTAAAGGAATACACCGTTACGGCTACGGATGCCGACGGATACAAGAGTGCCATGCTTTCACGCGAGAACGACCCGTACTACTGGACCAGCCGCAACCCGATTACCGTATCGGCATGGTGGCCCTTGGATAATACAGACATCACACAGATGCCTGTCGTGAAGGTTGCCGAAGACCAGAGCATATTGGCTGACTTCCAGAAAAGCGACTTCATTTCCGCCGAAAACCAGACGGTGAAATTTGACGACCCGACACTTGGATTTACCCACCGCACGGCACGCGTCGCAATCGAACTGAAGCCCGGCACGGGATTCACGAGCGTCGCCGGTGCCACGGTGAGCCTCGTGAGCCTTTCCGCCGATAACGGCAACCCGACCGCCATCAAGACCTACAACGCAAGCGGCAACACCTACGAGGCACTGACCGCCCCGCAGACCGTTGCGGCAGGCAAGTCGTTCGTCAAGGTGGAACTCGGCGGCGGAACCTTCTACTTCCGTCCACAGAACAACGTCGTATTAGAGGCTGGTAACCGCTATTCTTACACCGTTAAGGTGAACGCCACCGACCTGACGTTAGAGGGTTGCACCATCGGCAGCTGGGCTGACGGCGGCGGCGAGAGCGGCACAGCCGAGGATTTGGGCTACATCTACGACAGCAACACCAAGACCTACACGGTCTATAACGCCGACGGCCTGCTGGCATGGAACGAAGCCTCACAAAAAGATGAATCGATAAATTGCACCCTCACCGCCGACATCGACATGACGGGTAAGGAATGGACACGGTCAGACATATTTACATTCTACTCCGGCGTCTTTAATGGACAAGGACACCGCATTACAGGATTTAACTCTTCAGCAATGAATAATACTGGATTTTTGGGTTCACTCTTAAGTGAACGTGGAGTGATAAAGAACCTACAACTCATAGATGTGAATCTGTATGGCAGTAGTGGAAATACTGCTGGAATAGTGGGCCGAAATCATGGCCAAATCATTGCCTGCTCTGTGACGGGAAAAATTTCTGCATCATATGGTGGAACTTGTGGTATAGCCGAATCAAATTATGGCGATATCATCGCTTGCTGGTTCGACGGCACATTGAAAGAGTCTAACAATGGAGCTATAGTGCGTTATAACTACGCTGATATAACTTCCTGTTATTGGGGAGGCAATGCCGGGCAAGGAGTATTCCGTATTGAAGGAGGAACGGTAGATGCCACGAAGGTGGACGGCGCGACAGTGAAATGGCAGACAGCCGTCGACGGCATGAACACCGCCCTCACCGCTGGCGACTACCAGTGGGCACTAGGCACCAACGGTCTGCCCGTACTGCAAAAGAAACAATAA
- a CDS encoding transposase gives MTSEPLNQYTEICRDAIKSSSAKLSKTFESLLLEILLLYMTIQRKINFTQMERYGTHCEQTYRTNFNRGRAKCIDWVKFNLALCRRYLNMDGLLAIAIDPSYISKSGKKTPHIGTFWSGCASSMKHGLEIMGLALVDVHANSCMMLRAHQTPSTGELKMRNMTLVQHYIAVIKRYKKDLLKVTDIVVADAFFSIRPFVDGIKECGFHLVSRFRDTASLYYVYTGPRSNKPGRPKTLDGKINYKKLDLTRMAELHIEGLEGTAYTLIAYSKALKQKVRLVIWVMPNGKHKLFFSTKTSMSGEEVLRTYRSRFQIEFCFRDAKQYTGLTHCQARHKNQLDFSYNASFASQNVAKVMMKENELPYSMASFKEIMASTYIAKLIFNKCRRIPNRKLISHTIKELFGWQRKAA, from the coding sequence ATGACATCAGAACCACTCAACCAATATACGGAAATATGCAGAGATGCTATCAAAAGTTCATCTGCAAAGTTAAGCAAAACTTTCGAGAGTCTACTCTTGGAAATACTTTTATTGTACATGACGATACAAAGAAAGATAAATTTCACTCAAATGGAGCGTTACGGCACCCATTGTGAGCAGACCTACAGAACGAACTTCAACCGTGGTCGTGCTAAATGCATAGACTGGGTGAAGTTCAACCTTGCCCTATGCCGACGTTACTTGAATATGGATGGTCTATTGGCTATAGCCATCGATCCGAGCTACATCAGCAAGTCGGGTAAGAAGACTCCGCATATCGGTACTTTCTGGTCCGGTTGTGCAAGTTCCATGAAGCATGGGCTTGAAATCATGGGGCTTGCACTTGTCGATGTCCATGCCAACAGTTGCATGATGCTGCGCGCCCATCAGACTCCATCTACTGGAGAATTGAAAATGCGTAACATGACTCTCGTGCAACATTACATAGCGGTCATCAAGCGTTATAAGAAGGATTTGTTGAAGGTCACCGATATTGTTGTCGCTGACGCTTTCTTCTCTATCCGTCCGTTTGTGGACGGAATCAAAGAGTGCGGTTTCCATCTTGTCAGCCGCTTCAGGGATACTGCGAGCCTATATTATGTGTATACGGGACCTCGTTCCAATAAGCCTGGACGTCCCAAGACACTTGACGGAAAAATCAACTACAAGAAACTTGACCTCACACGTATGGCAGAGTTGCATATTGAAGGACTTGAAGGCACAGCCTACACACTCATAGCCTATTCAAAGGCATTGAAGCAGAAAGTGCGCCTTGTCATTTGGGTTATGCCGAACGGAAAACACAAGCTTTTCTTCTCAACAAAGACATCCATGTCGGGTGAGGAAGTGTTGCGCACATACCGCTCAAGATTCCAAATAGAGTTTTGTTTTCGCGATGCAAAGCAATATACTGGTCTTACGCATTGCCAAGCAAGACACAAGAACCAGTTGGACTTTTCCTATAATGCATCATTCGCATCACAGAATGTTGCGAAAGTGATGATGAAGGAAAATGAATTGCCGTATTCCATGGCTTCTTTCAAGGAGATTATGGCAAGCACATACATCGCTAAATTAATTTTCAACAAGTGTCGGAGAATACCGAACCGAAAGTTAATTAGTCATACTATCAAAGAACTCTTTGGCTGGCAACGTAAAGCTGCTTAG